ACATAACTCCTAGTCTGTGGTAAATCAAAAAGACAGGTGCCAACATATTTGTCATTACGCAACTATTTtacaatgtttaaaatatgtcacTGGCTTTCAGTATGCGTGTATTCCATAAAGAAGTATTTAAGACTGCACTGAAAAGTTAtaagagggggggaaaaggaTGGAAGTATGAATGTTCGACCACATTCAAGTCTTTATATTGGTGCGATGTgataaaatgtttaaatttaaCTTGTTTGTGAAACTTATCTTAAAGTTAACTTACCACAACATAGCTACACAGAAACTTGGAGGTAAATTtgactttattcttgttttgttttttaaaaaaaaagtaagatatACCATAATAATTTGTCATTGTTCCTtcaatattgtgattttatgctttttttcacGTGTAGTATTACGGTTAGTATTACTGTTGCAAATAGAAATGATCATTATCATCACTCTATCCATTTTCAAGAGTGTTTCCCCCAAGGGCAAGAGGCAAAGTGCACCCTGGCTTCTGGAATGGTCGCCGACCAATCTTCAGGCACGCCTGTGAACAACAATTTATGCTCACATTCGCACCGATGAGAAATTTTGATTCTTtcatgaacctaaaatgcacctTTTTGTCATGTGGGAGAAAGTCAGAGTACTTGGATAAAACCCACAGAAGCACGGGGCGAATTCCAAACCGTGAACCTCAAACTGTGTGTCACATGCAACAAACAAGACCAAAGTGCTGCCATATTGATATCATATTTAGTGTATTTACAAGAAAAAGACACAATGGTAACAGAAGCAGTAGTTTTGTTTATAGTAAGTCTTTGTGAGTGAGAAGTCCTTCATGTCGCAAGTGCATTGACATGATCATGATTAATAGTAAATCTGCGTGCCCTGAAATAGTTCTCGATTTCCTCCAGAGATCTGCCCCGGGTCTCTGGGACGCACCAGGCGGTGAAGAGCAGACACACCACGCATACCACCGTGAAAATAGAATACGGCACGTAAAGGCCGTAACTGTCCACCAGGTGAGTGAAGGCGTCCGTGAGCACGAAGGCCGTCAACCAGCTCACGGTGACGCACAGGCCCGAGGCCACGCCCCTGACACCCAGTGGCAACACCTCTGACATGAGCAGCCACGTGATCGGGCCCCATCCCATGGCATATCCTACGAGACAAAGAATGGCTTGTGTGAATGCACCGAAGCACCTATGTCTGCCAGTTGTGAGAATTTTTACATAAAATCTTGCGTGCGTACAGATCGCCGGATAAAGTTGACGCTTGTCAGCTGAAGTCAGCCCGATATCCTTCACAAAAATGCACCTTGAAACTATTTTGAGACAGACTTGGTGTTATTGGGCCAGGAAATGGCAATGGATTAGTTTGACAGGGCGTTGCCCCTCAAAAAAGATTTTTCCCAAAGTACTGCGCCAAAGAACCAATAATTGTCCGGCCTACAAAAGTTCTCTCAAGTCCCAGGCTACAGGTGCACAAGGGAGAGGATTTTCCACTGGAATTATTTTCCTTCACAGTGATACAACGTGCAGTGATGGATAGTTGCTGTTGTCACATAAAAGCCATACAATCGGGTAGTATATCACTCACCAAATATAAATATCACAACGCTGATAATTGGAATGGGTCCTGCGGGTGTTTGATTGCTTGCCAGCCAAGTGACGTCAGAGTGAAGGTTGCGCTCCATACTTGCGGTGAAGTTCTGAGGCGTGGGCCTTGGTTGGTAAGGTGTGGTGTGTGAAGTCACGGTCAGGGTCAGTGTGGCCAGGAACATCAGAAAACTGGAGGTGTACAGCAGAGCTTTGCGCCCCGCTTTGTCCATCAAAACCGCTGCCAAGCTGACAGAAACAAGGCGAACCAACCCCACAATTGCAGCATCGTACCTGATGCGGCACACAGGGACAGGTAGCGACTTAACTACACTATGCAAAAAATGCTCATTAATTAAAGATAATGAGCTGTCATGCGCAGAATGAACGAGTCGGGTTGCATTTCACACCTGGGCTCCAGCGAGACATTGCTCTGCGAAAAGATGGGCTCCAAGTAGACAAGAATGGGGCTGATGCCGGTCAGCTGCTGCAGGAAACGCATGCCCACAGAGATGAGAATTGGCCGGTAGTAGACCGGCTTAGCCAGCTCGTACCAGGAGACGCGGCTCTGCAGGCGTATGCTGTGCTGCATTGAAGTACACATGCAGAATACCTAGTTAGAGGTTCTTGAATCCTGAGAGTCGACAGTAGATAGAATGGCAGTTGTCCCTTATTGCCATTCTGCTCACGGCCTCTAGAGGGCAAACCTGCATGCGAGCAGGGGATTGTTATCATGCGCTGTGAGCCAGTCCAACTTTATAACAAGTTTAAGTGCCAACTTTGTCCTGTAACTTCTTTATATGTTATTAACAGTTGATAATAGCACTCTCTGCTGTATGTGTTTGACGTTCTTTTccatttcatcatttttattgtacATCTCACCTTGATGGCATCCAGCTCGCTTTGTATGTCGTAGTCAGCTCCCCTCAGCCAGTGAAGGGCGCGCTCGGCCTGCTCCGCTCTGTCCAGAGAGAGGAGCCTTCTGGGGGAGTAAGGCATGAAGACTAGCAGCAGTACCATCAGCAATGCTGGCACACCTCCTGCCACCGCAAGCCACCGCCACGGTAACACTAGCCCTGTACATCACATAACATCCAGAATAGTACATACACGACGCACATAAAGTTAGGCTCCTTGTTAGAGGACAGAAAATTGTGCAAAAAGCATCGAGACATTGAACAGTCTGTATTCCAAAGTTTGTAGAGGGTCAAATTCACCTGTAAAGGTTCTAGTGCATTTTGGGTGCATTAGAAATAGATTTTATGAAAACCTTTACCCAAAGCATAGAGCGCCAGCGCTCCGAATACAGCAGTAATCTGAGGGCAGGTTCCCAGTGCTCCTCTCAGTGATTTATGGGAGATCTCTGAAATATaaacctgaaacaaaacaaaacacaccctaaatgtAAAATTCACTGTGATGGAAATTCACCAGAGCATAATGCATACGAtcagatgataataataatatccatccatttcctaatcTGCTTATTGTCACGAAGgccgcagggcatgctggagcccattctaGCTATCTTCgaacagtaggcggggtacatcctgaactgtttgccagccaatcagagggcacacagagacgaacaaccattcgcactcacaatcacacctagggataattttgagttttccaTTAAGCTGCCATGCATCATTTGGGAAtgcggaggaaaccggagtacccggagaaaacccacgcaacctACAGGAATGGACGCCGCTGTCACCCCCCCGGCGACACCAGTGAGGAAGCGGCCCAAGTGGAGCATCCATAATTCCGTAGCCCCTCCCAGCAACAGGTACCTGAAATGCACACGTTAAGAATGAAGTCACAATAGCCATGACTGAAGTGTGCATGGACTATAATGGACTACGCAATAGCATCTACAGTCCTTTCAAATACAGTTTCATATCTGACCCAATAGCAGAAGGGATGGCTGAGACCATAATGCTCAGCTTTCTGCCAATCAAGTCATTAAGCAGCATGGCCCCGAGTCCACCGCAGGCCACACCCAGCATGTAGATTGAGCCGAACAAGGCGGCCTGGGAGGTGTCCATCCTCAGCCGGGGGTCCGCATCAGGACCCTGGAGCACAGGCAGGACGGGAGACGGATAGACCAGGGAATAGCCGAAATTGAAGTTTCCTAAGACGGCTGCAAAAACAGCCAGGAACAGTTTGGATTTGTTGAACTGGAATGGAGAGAAGAGGATTAATTAAAACACTGACAATGTTAGATTTTTACAGCTGTTGTCAGTTTTAGCATTCCTTTCCACTAAGCCATAAATTTTTCCCATATTAACATCATGAGTTCTCATAGGTTGCTAGCATGCTCGATGTTAGCATACGCATTTCAGTTGGGTTGGACTGTCCCCAAAGTTAAGACCGCTTTAGCGGCCAAACCCAACACCCAATGTCTGTCACAAACGCTACACGCACATGTAGCGGGTCCATTTAAACTTGGTTTAGTTATATTGCCAGTGATGAAAATGAGTCTAAAGTTCAAAAGTACTACATAACGgtatctgtttttgttgttgaggtGAGTTTTGTATCGCTTACCGTGGCTTCTGGTGATGGCTCTCTTGGATTCAGTAGAGATCTTCCTTCATCCATGTCAGCACAGGAGGACTGCACAACAGTAGTACGGTCTAGCCTTTTATATAATATCACAAATAAGGCCAAAATAAAGTTATTTTGCTATTGTTTAAGTCAGTCATATTTACAAAAACGCGAACCTGAGATATGTCCAGTGCGGTAATGTCTGAGAAGAAATCAACACAGTGGTTGCAAATGAAGTGGCCAGCATGAAAGTGAAAGTAGGAAGTACGTCATTACTGGACTTTTAGAAATTTCAACCAACTGGAATATTTCTGCTAACAATTACTCAGTCATCAAAATCTGACTCCGTATGAGCCTTCTAGACCAGGGTCAAGTTATAATCTTTTAAAAAttacgtttttctttttaattgattaATCATTTCTGTTGCTTGATATatccatgatttatttatttcttacaGAGCGTGTCCTAGATaaggtcacgggtgagctgggaATAACACCAGCTGACTGGGACTAGAGGTAGGCTACACTGACTCCTCGCCATCTTATCAATGAGCAATtctagacaaacaacaatcatcTATGTACAAttaagagtcttcaatgaacacatttctgtgttattttgcaataagcccccccccacacacacacacacacacaatttgtagATGAGATTTGCTCAGCATAACAGCCTGAATGAAGCCACTCACATCTGAAGTGAAAGCAGTGAAGTCCCATGATTGAGTCAGAAGACAAAAAAGTACAGTTGCTTTGCTCAGAAATTCACATTTACCACTTCCACATACACTCTCACGATCAGCTCTCACGATCACATAAGATGAAAAATAACTCACATGCAGTCTGGAAGCGCAGCGAGGTAATTAGaagaagatttttttaaaaagtattgaaacTAACTACTCAGTTAAACAGATcataaactaaaaaaataataatcgaaGGGGAGCACCAGAATATCTGTGGAGCTACACTAAGAACAAACAGGGATTACTTAAAGAGGTCAACtgaaagaacattgaaaatccAGCAAGTTAAAGGGGAAAATACAGTTTAAAAACAACccgaacaatgaaaacaaataagtaaaataaacaGGATTTCAGGGAGAATTGGAAAGAAATGTAGCGAGCGCTGAGGACTGGGATGGTCACAGAAGAGTCGATGATGTTGAAAGCTCTCATGCCCAGTCAAGAAATAAAAGTTTAATAAGAAAACTATAGATTGATAGTGCCACTTGTGGTTTGGAAGTGAGCCTCACATTCCAAATTTCCCTTGTTCAAATCTTGGCCTTTCTCTGAAGAGTTCCATGGTCTCACCGTGGTTGCATGGATTGTCGttcttcctcccatattcccaaACATGTATGGATATGGTATGCATATGAAACTGCTCGTATGTTGGTGTGAATcgctgtttgtgtgtgctgcgattgactggcgacaTTATACACCCATTTTCCTTGCACAAATTTAGCTGGGAAATGCTTCAGCTTACTTGTGACGCAGTGAGGTCAAGTGCAATAAATAATGAATTGCTTTGCTGTCAGTTGCTTAAAAACGATTCTCATTTCTGTTGGGAAGTACATGGCTTATGTATGTCCAATGAAATATAGGCACATTAAAACTAAGTGCACTATAAAGTACATTAAAACGGATCTTTATTAAATTATTCATACTTCATATTTGTACTTGTTTTATTTCTACCATCCCGAAgtaatgtgttttaaaatgttatgtATAACCTTACACATATACAAACGTACTGTATCGTTTTATGTAGGCTTGATCGTTAAAAACGTCAAGATCCATAATCCATTGCGACTAGCGGACATTTTTGATCCGTCATGCGGCCGTTATGATGCATTCGCTAAAAGTGGGAAATCAGAAATCGCACTCGAATTGTCCCAGTTTCGACCGCACAGCGAATGtaaacaataaatatttctgATTCTGGTCAATTGTTTGTTGTTCTCGTTTACCACAACACATTTCCCTTCCAGCAAACCttcataattcattttattaatGTAAATGAAGGACACCCTGTGTAGGGCTGcctggtggacgactggttCTCTGTTCCTCGAATGCAGCATTACTAAAGCGTCACGAGTCACAGGAATGACGGTCATGGGGAAATGAGAGGAACATGGCTCTATGTAACCGTGTATTACAATTCATGAAATAACACTCCAACCctcggaggtaccgggggggcaCCATGGCTAACATCACGAAGAAAGTGTCGTGGTCGAGCCGAGCCGACGAGTCCAGTGCCGCTGGCGAAGCAACGCCGCTGATAAACGGCTCCGAGAGACGTCAACACGACGGGGAGGTCCGTACCACACAGATATCATGCTAAGCTAACAGTTGATGAGGCTTCTAAATGCATGTACAATATTGTCGCAATTATCTATCGTAAAATACCGAATGCTACACATTAGCACCATGTATTTGCAACGACATATCATAGTAGCCAACGTGTATTTTTTGCAAACAAATTGTTCATCATCCCGTTACATGCTGTTTTTAGGTCTAAATAAGCTTTAAATGCCAAACAAAGTGTGGCGTGATGCCAGAAGaccaatgtaaacaaacatatttttttgtttttctttgcgttttaaaacggtacacgtgagcgaCGATAGTAATATTTGGGAATTTAACACGCTGAAAAAGTGCATCCCCGTCAGGTCTCTTAAAGGCAGGCAGGGATTTCCTTTTTACAAACTCGTAtctatttttctgtttcattcatgtttgGTACGTTGTGTCTGTtgttcatcatggcatgcgtgcgtATGCGCGCGCGCCCCTGGGTTATGCGTCACGTGTGGCAGCGCGAGTGACGCGTCGGGCTTGGTTGCTTGAAAAATAGAAAAGGTTGGACACCGCTGCCCTAAATTTAAGTAATAATGACGACCTTAAACGTTCACAAAATTACATGTAATACTTTTTTCATTTGAGAATATGCCTGATAATATATTATTGTATTCTATAAATGTTTTCAATGGGAGAATTTCTGACGGCACAGAAGATGGATGAAGGAATTTTTGTCTGAATGTGGGGCTTTTTCCAGTGGTGTGCCAACACCATAGATGTGCCTGCCGGTTGCAGCCAAGTAGTGCTTAACCATTCCCTCCAATCGCCCACCTGATCAACAAAAACCTTAACCAATTTGCAAAGTTCCGTATATTTTCATCTGTCATTGTCTTCCATCATACAAACTGGCATAATTTAATTCTCCTAAAGTCTGTTCCCAAAGTGCCGCCGATTGTCTTGATGCGTCTGTTCTACTGTCAACATTAAGTCATGCAAGTGAGAGGATTATTCAAATCAATTAATTTTCATCAAATTGTTGACAATAAATTCACTAGTCAGTGTCCATCTGCTACATTCCTCCTAGTCAGCTGTTCCGTTTATGTAGCAGCACTGGAAAATGAGGCGTACTTCCACCAGAACTATTCATGTCACTGTCCTCACTTAAAGGTGGAAGCACACTCAACTGTTTGTGTTTTCGTTACATATTTTCCATGCTAATTCTTACGTCTGTCATTTAGACTGCTTAATTATTGCAGCTAAATAAACCCTGCTATATCAAGAAAGTTTGATTGATCGATGAATTGGATTATGGTCATGACCCCCCATTCCCCATAATTGACTGTAGTTGTGTGTTGTGATGTTCAAAAACCATTTATTAACAATTGTATTTCTTGTTTATGTTTATGCTCCGTAGCCTGGAGGAGGCGCTGTCTTTCAAATAGGAAGACTCAGCAATGTGGATTTAGAGGAGATCACATCAGATGAGGTGAAGTGTCACTTGGAATgttcttaaaggggaagtcaagtcaaaaaaatcTCAACAACACAATGTTTATGCACCCCCTACTAGTTTAAACacacaattcagatttttatggCATTTGTGCAATATTTATAAAGCAGACAATTTTGACACTTGCTGCCAAACGAAAATAAATGCCACGGCTCACCTGGTTTCAGGTTTTGGTCATGTGAGTTTTGCAAGCTGAGCTCTCAGGGCCCTCTGTCGCTCTTTCTATGGCGTCAAGTAATGTTAAATATCCGTTTTGGTTGCGTGTTGAATGCAATTAAATCTGGTCAGGGTTTGCAAGCCAGCGGTGCTTATGCACAAATGTATGCGATGCCGTGGCATACTGTCATTTCAAATGTGGGATGGTATGTGTGAGGCACAAAGTCACATTATCAACACTCTACAGGAAATATATATTTAGTAAATCTGTTTCCTACTTGCAGGACTCCCATAGAGGTCATCCAAAGGAAATCCCTCATAATGAGAAGCTGCTGTCACTCAAATATgaggtaatatatatatatttttgggggggcgaaaCTGGATTCCTGCAACAATCATCCAGATATTAGCAAAATTTACTTTTTGAATGTAATTGTCCTTTAGAAAGgttaaatgttcattttccCAGTCTAAGTTTTACGATGGGGGCATAAGAATATCACCCTTCAATGATaaccaaaataatcttactGACATATTGCATATTAAAAGGCTAACGTATATTTCTTGGTGTGTTTAGAGTCTTGACTATGATAACATCGAGAACCAGCTGTTTTTGGAGGAAGAGAGGCGTATGAGTTACCTGGTGAGTACTAGTTGGAAACCCTgcttgacacacgcacacatgcaccatCATAAAATAGATTCTGACAGCGCGCTTGTGTGTGGGTCTCCTTATTTAGGGTGGAAGCGGTGTGAGTTGACACGAATTGTCTTTTCTCATTCCTTTAGGGTTTTCGCTGTTTAGAGATCAGTCGCTGGGTGATCTGCGGCCTGATTGGCTTTTTGACGGGCCTCATCGCATGTTTCATTGACATTGTGGTGGAGCAGCTGGCTGGAATGAAATACCAGGTTGTCAAAGAAAGTATCCCGGTACTTCCTCGAAGATGCATTTCAATAAAAGCAGCGGTGAAGAGTCGACGGTTAAACATTATGATGGGCACATCTTGAGCACATCTTTCCTTGACCGTTGACCTTCACAGATATAGACAGGTTTACAGAGGTGGGCGGACTGTcgctctctctcatcctttggGCTGTCCTAAACTCCGCCTTTGTCGTGGTGGGCGCAATCATTGTTGCCTTTTTTGAGGTAAGAGTCAGTTTTAAAATCGGATAAGAAATGGTACTTATCTAATTCCTTCCTCCATCCACTATATGAAGCCAATTGCAGCAGGAAGTGGTATTCCACAAATTAAGTGTTACCTGAATGGGGTCAAGGTTCCGAGAGTGGTTCGACTCAAGGTACGCACACTTACTTGGGATAACCCATGaagagacaacaacaacaacaaaaaacaaccttgTATTATACATGTTGTGTGTACTTTGTCAGACTCTGGTGGTGAAAGTGTGTGGTGTTATTTGCTCAGTCGTGGGTGGACTTGCTGTTGGAAAGGTAAGAAACATTCAATAGCTTTCAGAAATTGGCCAATCAATTGCATTGTGATGCTCTGTCTACTTGTTTTCCCACTATCAGGAAGGGCCTATGATCCACTCTGGTGCAGTAGTGGCTGCAGGTGTCTCCCAGGGCAGGAGCACATCTTTAAAAAGAGACTTTAAGGTTGGTGTCGGCCATGGATGCATGCGTGTTGTTGTAATGCTATactgtgctttttgttttaatgacagTGTGTGTTGAAACTATGTTGCTGCCTGTTGGCAGATCTTTGAATACTTCCGCAGAGACACGGAAAAACGAGACTTTGTTTCCGCCGGAGCCGCTGCTGGAGTCTCGGCTGCGTTCGGAGCACCAGTTGGTAAAATCAACAAGCTTATCGAAGTGGAGTTGGGCAATCGGGATGTAGTCTCAGGTCTCAGAGGCATTTAGTGGTAACCAGTAGAGCCACAGTTCATCCTGATCAAGCGTGGTAGAAGGTTAAAAGGAAAGGTGTGTGCTTATTAAGAAGTAATGCTGACATTTGTGAAAGATGAGCAGCGGTTTTAAGTACGCACAACTGCTGGCACTGGTATGAGAAGCGTGAGAAACCGCGTTGTGGTGACTCATCTTTGGTGGCTCCCTGAACTTGACTTTTTGTGGCCAAAAGACTCTCTTTTTAACTGGGTATGCTTCACAGCCACTCTTTTGCAGCCCGATCACCACACAATCGCAGTATGTCAAAATCACTGAGATTTTCTTTCTTGGGACAACAGGTGGCGTGCTTTTCTCTCTTGAAGAAGGCGCGTCTTTCTGGAACCAGATGCTCACATGGCGCATAGTAAGTCACATAAAGATCAAGATTTCCAAGTAGTAAAGTCTAAAATGATCACTATACCAAAGGTAGATAAAAATACCAACTGACAGTCATCCAATAAACAACACCGGTCAGTTGGCAGCCTCACACAAACATTTGGCCATACATTGAGCTGCGTATTACTCTTCATGTCCGTGTTGAATGCATAATACCCaataattcaattttttaaaaaatctatcttTGCCTGTGTAACGTCTTTCCTTTTCACCTTCAGTTCTTTGCATCAATGATCTCCACCTTCACCCTGAACTTCTTTCTCAGTATCTACCACAACAACCCAGGTGACCTTTCCAACCCTGGTCTCATCAACTTTGGCCGATTTGAGAATGACGTAAGCACCTCAATTGCCAAAACGCCATTAACaccgatttttatttatttattcatttttctatCAATCTGTATGAATGATGACATATAATTGTCTTCCTTTCACAGAGCGTGGCGTATTACCTCTATGAAATTCCCTTGTTCATTGCCATGGGTGCCATAGGTAACGTGATGTGATTCTTTCTGCATGCGTCATCTCAACAATCCGTTTGGTTCCAGTGTGGAGTACAAAAGAAATGTCTTTTCAGTATTTCACTGGGAAATTTTCCCATGCAGGTGGACTTCTAGGAGCTCTGTTCAACATTCTCAACTACTGGCTGACCATCTTTAGGATTAGGTAAACACTTAAATGGTGTCGTCGCATTAGTTGATGACGCACGTGTTATTGTTTTATGTCTAGAAGcaacgataaaaaatatgtgccCGTGCAGGGTACTCTCGTTGTTTGCGCGCATATCACCTGGAATCATGTGACTTAAGTATAAAAATAGTCCAATGTCAGAACAGGTTTGATCACTCTCGGGATGTGAGGGGATTTCTTCAATCACATTCAAGCTCATGTGAAATGGAAGTCAACAAACACTTGACACTAGGGATGTCCCGATCACACTTTGTTGCCACCCGAGTTTTTAGTTTGCAATACCAAGTTCCAATCCTTGGCAAAAAGAGCGCGCAATTTCTTTACTTACAGTGTAATCTTTTTATAGTCATGACACGTCacatttcatcatcatctttgattCATTTTATGGAAGTACGGAACCCTGGCTATGAGCGTATGTTTGTCGTATAAACATTTTGCTGGTGGTAACACGCTAGCATCCAAATATGGATGTGTGAAACCACAGCCTGATCTTGCGTGTTCCATCAGATACGTCCATCGGCCTTGTCTGCAAGTGATGGAGGCTATGCTGGTCGCGGCGGTGACCGCGACGGTGTCGTTCACCATGATTTACTTCTCCGACGACTGTCAACCTCTTGACCCCGAGCACATGGAGGAGTACCCTCTGCAGGTGAACGCCTGTGCAGAATTCAACATTCTGCGGATGATCGTTGTGAAATCCAAAAACAGTGCTTTTGTCTCATGCAGGAAATTAAACTGTTGTGTCGACGGGCATGCAGCaccgcctcctttttttttttcagactaaaTTAGGTATCAGAGTACTCTGTTAGATCACCTAAAATTGACATTTGACTCAAGAAGATGAGTTACTAGAGCAGACATatccatttatgaatgaatgtttttgcttttaatcTGCATGTTAGGagatattaaaagaaaaaacaactaaCCAGCAAACAATTGCGATTCATGGCGATAAATGACAAAGCGACTGTGTTTTAAGAGCGATTGAAGCTCGGATTGAGAAAAGCTGTATCTTCCTCTTTGTCTTCTCATATTTTCTGCACCTGCCTGCAGCTGTTCTGTGCCGACGGGGAGTATAACTCCATGGCAACAGCCTTCTTCAACACTCCAGAGAGAAGCGTCCGGAGCCTTTTCCACAACCAGCCAGGTAAATTGTTGTGATCGCTGTTCCTAAGGCATATTCCCTCAAAGTGCCTCAAGCCAATGCATATGACCAATATGtgaaggagaaaaagacaaatagAATGTTTAATATTCCCCTCCCTCCTAAAGGATCGTACAATCCTCTGACGCTGGGCTTGTTCACACTCACGTACTTCTTCCTGGCATGTTGGACGTATGGCCTCACTGTGTCCGCCGGAGTCTTCATCCCATCTTTGCTTATTGGAGCAGCCTGGGGAAGACTGTGCGGAATTCTACTCTCTGCCATCTCGGCCACCGGATCGGTATGTGCGCACCGAGAAAGGACGTCTTGTTCTGCGGTGACTGTTAAATATTCACTTGTAAAGCCACACCCTTTTCTtcacatttaaaatggttcGTAGTTGTGCAAATAATATGTAGTTGCAGAAAAATGGGACCCTAATTATAACAGTAATGtggcttttttgttttagatCTGGGCCGATCCTGGTAAATATGCCTTGATTGGAGCCGCGGCTCAGTTAGGTGGGTACATTTCACCACTAATGGACAACAGCACTCACCGGTTTTGCTTGATCTTCTGTCGTGCCGAAGGTGCAAGACTCTTCACCAATTAGCGTTGTGTGTCCAGGTGGCATCGTTAGGATGACTCTCAGTTTGACTGTCATCATGGTGGAGGCCACGGGAAACGTCACATACGGACTTCCCATCATGCTCGTCTTGATGACGGCCAAGATCGTAGGCGACTACTTTGTGGAGGTACGTGCGGTCTTAGCCTCACTTGGCTTTGTTTAAAAAGTTTTCTTGGTGCAGTTGTCAAGTCAGTGTGGCGACCGATTGTATAAATGCTGttggaatgaagaaaaaaaatggcacaattAGACAAAACTATTTCTCAAACGCAGATATTAAAATATTACACCTTTTTTTGTCAGGGTCTGTATGACATCCACATAAAGCTGCAGAGCATTCCCTTCCTGCATTGGGAAGCTCCTGCCACCTCACACTGGCTGACAGCGAGGTAAAAATCCTCTTAGCCTACTAGAGAAAACCCCACCAATTTCACGGTGCTAAATAATCTAATCTGAATCTTGTCATTTTTCTTCAGAGAAGTGATGAGTTCTTCCGTCACCTGTTTGAACAAAGTAGAGAAGGTGGGAACCATTGTTGACATCCTGAGCAACACATCGACCAATCACAACGGTTTCCCCGTGGTGGTGTCGCAAAGTGATTCTGGTGAAGAGGTATGAGGGCTTATCCGCTGTTCTTGGTCTTTGTATGCGTTTCATGAAGCTCGTCAAATCTGACAGTTGGACTTGAATTAAAACGTGtcacaaataatccaaatattTCCAGTGTGGCTGCCGGCCCTCAAAATTAATCCCTTTGATGCTTTTTCTTCCGTTCAGCCAGCAAAGCTCTGTGGACTCAT
This region of Hippocampus zosterae strain Florida chromosome 17, ASM2543408v3, whole genome shotgun sequence genomic DNA includes:
- the clcn7 gene encoding H(+)/Cl(-) exchange transporter 7 isoform X1, coding for MANITKKVSWSSRADESSAAGEATPLINGSERRQHDGEPGGGAVFQIGRLSNVDLEEITSDEDSHRGHPKEIPHNEKLLSLKYESLDYDNIENQLFLEEERRMSYLGFRCLEISRWVICGLIGFLTGLIACFIDIVVEQLAGMKYQVVKENIDRFTEVGGLSLSLILWAVLNSAFVVVGAIIVAFFEPIAAGSGIPQIKCYLNGVKVPRVVRLKTLVVKVCGVICSVVGGLAVGKEGPMIHSGAVVAAGVSQGRSTSLKRDFKIFEYFRRDTEKRDFVSAGAAAGVSAAFGAPVGGVLFSLEEGASFWNQMLTWRIFFASMISTFTLNFFLSIYHNNPGDLSNPGLINFGRFENDSVAYYLYEIPLFIAMGAIGGLLGALFNILNYWLTIFRIRYVHRPCLQVMEAMLVAAVTATVSFTMIYFSDDCQPLDPEHMEEYPLQLFCADGEYNSMATAFFNTPERSVRSLFHNQPGSYNPLTLGLFTLTYFFLACWTYGLTVSAGVFIPSLLIGAAWGRLCGILLSAISATGSIWADPGKYALIGAAAQLGGIVRMTLSLTVIMVEATGNVTYGLPIMLVLMTAKIVGDYFVEGLYDIHIKLQSIPFLHWEAPATSHWLTAREVMSSSVTCLNKVEKVGTIVDILSNTSTNHNGFPVVVSQSDSGEEPAKLCGLILRSQLIVLLKHKVFVELARSRLTRRKLQLKDFRDAYPRFPPIQSIHVSQDERECLMDLSEFMNPTPYTVPQETSLPRVFKLVRALGLRHLVVVDDENRVVGLVTRKDLARYHLGKHGLEELQLSQT
- the clcn7 gene encoding H(+)/Cl(-) exchange transporter 7 isoform X2, encoding MSYLGFRCLEISRWVICGLIGFLTGLIACFIDIVVEQLAGMKYQVVKENIDRFTEVGGLSLSLILWAVLNSAFVVVGAIIVAFFEPIAAGSGIPQIKCYLNGVKVPRVVRLKTLVVKVCGVICSVVGGLAVGKEGPMIHSGAVVAAGVSQGRSTSLKRDFKIFEYFRRDTEKRDFVSAGAAAGVSAAFGAPVGGVLFSLEEGASFWNQMLTWRIFFASMISTFTLNFFLSIYHNNPGDLSNPGLINFGRFENDSVAYYLYEIPLFIAMGAIGGLLGALFNILNYWLTIFRIRYVHRPCLQVMEAMLVAAVTATVSFTMIYFSDDCQPLDPEHMEEYPLQLFCADGEYNSMATAFFNTPERSVRSLFHNQPGSYNPLTLGLFTLTYFFLACWTYGLTVSAGVFIPSLLIGAAWGRLCGILLSAISATGSIWADPGKYALIGAAAQLGGIVRMTLSLTVIMVEATGNVTYGLPIMLVLMTAKIVGDYFVEGLYDIHIKLQSIPFLHWEAPATSHWLTAREVMSSSVTCLNKVEKVGTIVDILSNTSTNHNGFPVVVSQSDSGEEPAKLCGLILRSQLIVLLKHKVFVELARSRLTRRKLQLKDFRDAYPRFPPIQSIHVSQDERECLMDLSEFMNPTPYTVPQETSLPRVFKLVRALGLRHLVVVDDENRVVGLVTRKDLARYHLGKHGLEELQLSQT